A genomic stretch from Lepisosteus oculatus isolate fLepOcu1 chromosome 7, fLepOcu1.hap2, whole genome shotgun sequence includes:
- the appl2 gene encoding DCC-interacting protein 13-beta isoform X4: MPAVHKLLLEEALQDSPQTRSLLSVFEEDAGTLTDYTNQLLQSMQRVFGAQNEMSLATQQLSKQLLEYEKQNFALGKGDEEVIGTLQHFSKVLDELNSLHTLLANQMADRMVFPMIQFREKDLTEISTLKDIFGIASNEHDVSMAKYSRLPKRKENEKLKADVVAEVAYTRRKQHQASMQYYCALNALQYRKRVAMLEPMLGYMQAQVCFFRKGMDLVSKKMDSFLTSVSNMTQSIQAQLDSESDLMRLSQRDLLSVEDTVYMPDQDSANPPVNRTLIQKAGYLNIRNKTGLVTTAWDRLYFFTQGGNLMCQPRGAVAGGLVLDLDNSSVMAVECEDRRYCFQITSPTGKTSIILQAESKKEYEEWICALNNISRQIYLTDNPEAVAIRLNQTAIQAVTPVTSFEKRHESLQPESRIKLGAAESPVVSTQKLPEAPPQPENLIAPGTPIQFDLMLPASEFMDQNRGGGGRRTNPFGETEEDSSSDSHDSLLQQVFAVRFLGSMAVRTGRSREVIYEAMRQVLAARAIHNIFRTSESHLMVTSSSLRLIDPQTQVTRISFQLQDVTQFAAHQENGRLMGFVVEGPGAGEDSEPTLSAFVFESNTEGEKICYTISLGKEITEAKKDPEALAQLMKSVPFTNDGKFLLLDTDPADAERSGARAQLESEA; encoded by the exons ATGCCGGCCGTTCACAAACTGCTTCTGGAAGAGGCTTTGCAGGACAGCCCACAG ACCCGCTCTCTGCTCAGTGTGTTTGAAGAAGATGCTGGAACTCTGACTGATTACACCAACCAGCTGCTGCAGTCCATGCAGAGAGTGTTTGGTGCTCAG AATGAGATGAGTTTGGCCACGCAGCAACTGTCCAAGCAGCTGTTGGAATATGAGAAACAG aatttcGCCCTGGGTAAAGGAGATGAGGAAGTCATTGGCACTCTGCAGCACTTCTCCAAAGTACTAGACGAG CTGAACAGTCTGCACACACTGCTGGCCAATCAGATGGCTGACAGAATGGTGTTTCCCATGATCCAGTTCAGGGAGAAGGACCTCACAG aGATAAGCACGCTGAAAGACATATTTGGCATCGCCAGCAATG AGCACGACGTGTCCATGGCGAAGTACAGCCGGCTGCCCAAGAGAAAAGAGAATGAGAAG CTGAAGGCGGACGTGGTGGCGGAGGTGGCCTACACCAGGAGGAAGCAGCACCAGGCCTCCATGCAGTACTACTGCGCGCTCAACGCCCTGCAGTACAGGAAGAGAGTGGCCATGCTGGAGCCCATGCTGGGATACATGCAGGCACAG GTGTGCTTCTTCAGGAAAGGCATGGACCTGGTTTCCAAGAAAATGGACAGTTTCCTCACGTCTGTCTCGAACATGACTCAAAG TATCCAGGCCCAGCTGGACTCGGAGTCCGACCTGATGCGGCTGTCTCAAAGGGACCTGCTCTCTGTGGAGGACACGGTCTACATGCCCGACCAGGACTCCGCCAACCCCCCGGTCAACCGCACCCTGATCCAGAAGGCCGGCTACCTCAACATCCGGAA TAAGACGGGCctagtgaccacagcctgggaCCGGCTGTACTTCTTCACCCAGGGAGGGAACCTGATGTGCCAGCCGCGAGGCGCCGTGGCGGGGGGCCTGGTCCTGGATCTCGACAACAGCTCCGTGATGGCGGTGGAGTGCGAGGACAGGAGATACTGCTTCCAGATCACCTCCCCCACGGGTAAAAC GTCTATCATCCTTCAAGCGGAAAGCAAAAAAGAATATGAAGAG TGGATATGCGCTCTCAACAACATCTCCAGACAGATCTACTTGACTGATAATCCGGAG GCGGTGGCTATCAGACTGAACCAGACAGCCATACAGGCGGTCACCCCCGTCACCAGCTTCGAGAAGAGACACGAGAGCCTCCAGCCCGAGAG CAGGATCAAGCTCGGTGCTGCTGAGTCGCCCGTTGTGAGCACCCAGAAACTCCCCGAAGCCCCCCCCCAACCGGAAAACTTGATCGCCCCTGGGACCCCCATCCAGTTTGACCTCATGCTCCCGGCTTCCGAATTCATGGATCAGAACagaggagggggagggag ACGCACAAACCCCTTTGGAGAGACGGAAGAGGACAGCTCCAGTGACTCTCATG ACTCGCTCCTGCAGCAGGTGTTCGCCGTGCGGTTCCTGGGCTCCATGGCCGTGCGGACTGGCCGCTCGCGGGAGGTCATCTACGAGGCCATGCGGCAGGTGCTGGCGGCCCGGGCCATTCACAACATCTTCCGCACCTCCGAGTCCCACCTCATGGTCACCAGCAGCAGCCTGCG gCTAATCGACCCTCAGACGCAAGTTACCAGAATAAGT TTCCAGCTGCAGGACGTGACCCAGTTTGCGGCCCACCAGGAGAATGGGAGGCTGATGGGCTTCGTGGTGGAGGGCCCGGGGGCGGGCGAGGATAGCGAGCCGACGCTCAGCGCCTTCGTGTTTGAGAGCAACACCGAGGGGGAGAAG
- the appl2 gene encoding DCC-interacting protein 13-beta isoform X5 translates to MPAVHKLLLEEALQDSPQTRSLLSVFEEDAGTLTDYTNQLLQSMQRVFGAQNEMSLATQQLSKQLLEYEKQNFALGKGDEEVIGTLQHFSKVLDELNSLHTLLANQMADRMVFPMIQFREKDLTEISTLKDIFGIASNEHDVSMAKYSRLPKRKENEKLKADVVAEVAYTRRKQHQASMQYYCALNALQYRKRVAMLEPMLGYMQAQVCFFRKGMDLVSKKMDSFLTSVSNMTQSIQAQLDSESDLMRLSQRDLLSVEDTVYMPDQDSANPPVNRTLIQKAGYLNIRNKTGLVTTAWDRLYFFTQGGNLMCQPRGAVAGGLVLDLDNSSVMAVECEDRRYCFQITSPTGKTSIILQAESKKEYEEWICALNNISRQIYLTDNPEAVAIRLNQTAIQAVTPVTSFEKRHESLQPERIKLGAAESPVVSTQKLPEAPPQPENLIAPGTPIQFDLMLPASEFMDQNRGGGGRRTNPFGETEEDSSSDSHDSLLQQVFAVRFLGSMAVRTGRSREVIYEAMRQVLAARAIHNIFRTSESHLMVTSSSLRLIDPQTQVTRISFQLQDVTQFAAHQENGRLMGFVVEGPGAGEDSEPTLSAFVFESNTEGEKICYTISLGKEITEAKKDPEALAQLMKSVPFTNDGKFLLLDTDPADAERSGARAQLESEA, encoded by the exons ATGCCGGCCGTTCACAAACTGCTTCTGGAAGAGGCTTTGCAGGACAGCCCACAG ACCCGCTCTCTGCTCAGTGTGTTTGAAGAAGATGCTGGAACTCTGACTGATTACACCAACCAGCTGCTGCAGTCCATGCAGAGAGTGTTTGGTGCTCAG AATGAGATGAGTTTGGCCACGCAGCAACTGTCCAAGCAGCTGTTGGAATATGAGAAACAG aatttcGCCCTGGGTAAAGGAGATGAGGAAGTCATTGGCACTCTGCAGCACTTCTCCAAAGTACTAGACGAG CTGAACAGTCTGCACACACTGCTGGCCAATCAGATGGCTGACAGAATGGTGTTTCCCATGATCCAGTTCAGGGAGAAGGACCTCACAG aGATAAGCACGCTGAAAGACATATTTGGCATCGCCAGCAATG AGCACGACGTGTCCATGGCGAAGTACAGCCGGCTGCCCAAGAGAAAAGAGAATGAGAAG CTGAAGGCGGACGTGGTGGCGGAGGTGGCCTACACCAGGAGGAAGCAGCACCAGGCCTCCATGCAGTACTACTGCGCGCTCAACGCCCTGCAGTACAGGAAGAGAGTGGCCATGCTGGAGCCCATGCTGGGATACATGCAGGCACAG GTGTGCTTCTTCAGGAAAGGCATGGACCTGGTTTCCAAGAAAATGGACAGTTTCCTCACGTCTGTCTCGAACATGACTCAAAG TATCCAGGCCCAGCTGGACTCGGAGTCCGACCTGATGCGGCTGTCTCAAAGGGACCTGCTCTCTGTGGAGGACACGGTCTACATGCCCGACCAGGACTCCGCCAACCCCCCGGTCAACCGCACCCTGATCCAGAAGGCCGGCTACCTCAACATCCGGAA TAAGACGGGCctagtgaccacagcctgggaCCGGCTGTACTTCTTCACCCAGGGAGGGAACCTGATGTGCCAGCCGCGAGGCGCCGTGGCGGGGGGCCTGGTCCTGGATCTCGACAACAGCTCCGTGATGGCGGTGGAGTGCGAGGACAGGAGATACTGCTTCCAGATCACCTCCCCCACGGGTAAAAC GTCTATCATCCTTCAAGCGGAAAGCAAAAAAGAATATGAAGAG TGGATATGCGCTCTCAACAACATCTCCAGACAGATCTACTTGACTGATAATCCGGAG GCGGTGGCTATCAGACTGAACCAGACAGCCATACAGGCGGTCACCCCCGTCACCAGCTTCGAGAAGAGACACGAGAGCCTCCAGCCCGAGAG GATCAAGCTCGGTGCTGCTGAGTCGCCCGTTGTGAGCACCCAGAAACTCCCCGAAGCCCCCCCCCAACCGGAAAACTTGATCGCCCCTGGGACCCCCATCCAGTTTGACCTCATGCTCCCGGCTTCCGAATTCATGGATCAGAACagaggagggggagggag ACGCACAAACCCCTTTGGAGAGACGGAAGAGGACAGCTCCAGTGACTCTCATG ACTCGCTCCTGCAGCAGGTGTTCGCCGTGCGGTTCCTGGGCTCCATGGCCGTGCGGACTGGCCGCTCGCGGGAGGTCATCTACGAGGCCATGCGGCAGGTGCTGGCGGCCCGGGCCATTCACAACATCTTCCGCACCTCCGAGTCCCACCTCATGGTCACCAGCAGCAGCCTGCG gCTAATCGACCCTCAGACGCAAGTTACCAGAATAAGT TTCCAGCTGCAGGACGTGACCCAGTTTGCGGCCCACCAGGAGAATGGGAGGCTGATGGGCTTCGTGGTGGAGGGCCCGGGGGCGGGCGAGGATAGCGAGCCGACGCTCAGCGCCTTCGTGTTTGAGAGCAACACCGAGGGGGAGAAG